One window of Cucurbita pepo subsp. pepo cultivar mu-cu-16 chromosome LG19, ASM280686v2, whole genome shotgun sequence genomic DNA carries:
- the LOC111781386 gene encoding TMV resistance protein N-like, giving the protein MGMQRSILAKAKHACAKLSSVYNKGSIIKLSERQVISTKNQPPFDVFISYRGTDTRRTIAGLLYDHLYHVGQLHPFLDYKSLSPGDNIMDKISAAVKTCRVGLPVFSPRYCESYYCLYELALMYRTSKCIVPIFCDMKPSQLRVPSDRSSTLQCFAWALDEAKETVGLSFDSTNGDWSELLTNASDAVRKMLEASE; this is encoded by the exons atggGGATGCAACGCTCAATACTAGCGAAGGCCAAGCACGCGTGCGCCAAACTTTCGAGTGTTTATAACAAAGGCAGCATAATAAAATTGAGCGAGAGGCAAGTGATTTCAACCAAGAACCAACCCCCATTTGACGTCTTCATCAGCTACCGTGGAACCGATACAAGACGGACCATCGCCGGACTGTTGTACGATCACCTCTACCACGTGGGGCAGCTGCACCCATTTCTGGACTACAAATCCTTGTCCCCTGGCGACAACATCATGGACAAAATCAGCGCCGCCGTCAAAACCTGCAGAGTGGGATTGCCAGTTTTCTCGCCGCGGTATTGTGAGTCTTATTACTGTCTCTACGAGCTGGCTCTTATGTACCGAACCAGCAAGTGTATTGTGCCAATTTTTTGCGATATGAAGCCCTCACAGCTCCGAGTTCCCAGTGATAGAAGCTCTACGCTCCAGTGCTTCGCTTGGGCCCTTGATGAAGCTAAGGAGACTGTTGGCCTATCTTTCGATTCTACAAATGg AGATTGGTCGGAGCTGCTAACCAATGCTTCAGATGCAGTGAGGAAGATGTTGGAGGCAAgtgaatga
- the LOC111782118 gene encoding clathrin light chain 1-like, translated as MSSFDAYSMDGEDAYGGYGSYTNFSGGFPGDADVSVEHTAASPDVFGFDDPGTNYSQAPFDPIHVENGNGNGYGVVEDEVGDGVFVSDGPILPPPTEMGVEEGYALREWRRQNALQLEEKEKREKELRIKIIEEAEEYKIGFYEKRKLSVESNKVNNREREKLYSANQEKFHKEADKQYWKAIAELIPNEVPNIEKKRGKKDQDKKPSILVVQGPKPGKPTDLSRMRQILVKLKHTPPPHMKPPPPPPAKDAKDAKDAKDGKEAKNEKDAATKASDPAPGAATANGTSHTPQEETAAAAEE; from the exons ATGTCCTCCTTCGACGCGTACAGTATGGACGGCGAAGATGCCTATGGCGGTTACGGATCCTACACCAATTTCTCCGGCGGCTTCCCTGGTGACGCTGATGTAAGCGTCGAGCACACTGCTGCCTCGCCGGACGTCTTCGGATTCGACGATCCGGGAACTAACTATTCTCAAGCTCCGTTTGATCCGATTCATGTAGAGAACGGAAATGGAAACGGCTATGGCGTGGTTGAGGATGAAGTTGGCGATGGTGTTTTCGTGTCGGATGGTCCAATTCTTCCGCCTCCAACCGAGATGGGCGTGGAGGAAGGATATGCTCTACGTGAATGGCGTCG CCAAAATGCTCTTCAGCTtgaagagaaggagaaaagggaaaaagaattGAGAATCAAAATCATTGAAGAAGCTGAGGAGTATAAAATAGGTTTCTATGAGAAAAGAAAGCTTAGTGTTGAGAGTAACAAGGTTAAcaacagagaaagagagaag TTATACTCTGCAAATCAGGAGAAGTTTCATAAAGAGGCTGATAAACAATACTGGAAAGCCATTGCAGAACTAATTCCCAATGAAGTTcctaatattgaaaaaaagagaggcAAGAAGGATCAAGATAAGAAACCATCTATCTTAGTTGTTCAAGGTCCGAAACCGGGAAAACCTACCGATCTTTCAAGAATGCGACAAATTCTCGTGAAATTGAAGCACACACCCCCTCCTCATATGAAACCACCTCCACCCCCACCTGCAAAGGATGCCAAAGATGCCAAGGATGCCAAGGATGGAAAAGAggccaaaaatgaaaaagatgcAGCAACAAAAGCATCTGATCCTGCACCTGGAGCTGCCACAGCCAATGGCACCTCACACACACCTCAAGAAGaaactgctgctgctgctgaggaATAA
- the LOC111782119 gene encoding stem-specific protein TSJT1-like, which produces MLAIFDAQSVQPPPELHSPASHRLPTVKPKLPREILNHFITSSSRSCGALSMSFENAAFLAFDPSASRSTNHQSLFCGLDEMYCMFKGSLNNLSCLNKQYGLSKATNEAMFVIEAYRTLRDRGPYPADQVLKELEGNFAFVVFDRKAGSVFAALDANEGINLYWGTAADGSLVISDDLEVIKASCAKSFAPFPPGCMFHSERGLMSFEHPTKKMKAMPRIDSEGVMCGANFKVDAQSRVHSMPRVGSEANWATWGSHA; this is translated from the exons ATGTTGGCCATTTTTGACGCCCAGTCGGTTCAGCCACCGCCGGAGCTTCACAGTCCGGCGTCCCATCGCCTTCCGACGGTGAAGCCTAAGCTTCCTCGGGAAATTCTGAACCATTTCATCACTTCTTCGTCTCGTTCTTGTGGAGCTCTCTCCATGTCTTTTGAAAATGCAGCGTTCCTTGCGTTTGATCCATCTGCTTCTCGATCTACTAACCATCAATC GTTATTTTGCGGGTTGGATGAAATGTACTGTATGTTCAAGGGGAGCTTGAACAACTTGAGCTGCTTGAACAAGCAGTACGGGCTATCAAAAGCTACAAACGAAGCCATGTTTGTGATTGAAGCTTATCGGACCCTCCGGGACCGTGGCCCCTACCCGGCCGATCAGGTTCTTAAAGAACTCGAAGGCAACTTCGCCTTTGTGGTTTTTGACCGCAAGGCCGGCTCTGTATTTGCAGCTCTG GATGCAAATGAAGGGATCAATCTGTATTGGGGCACTGCTGCTGATGGCTCTCTCGTAATTTCGGATGACTTGGAGGTCATTAAAGCTAGTTGTGCCAAGTCATTTGCCCCATTTCCACCTG GATGTATGTTCCACAGTGAAAGAGGGCTAATGAGTTTTGAGCATCCaacgaagaagatgaaggcAATGCCAAGAATTGACAGTGAGGGGGTGATGTGTGGGGCCAACTTTAAGGTTGATGCCCAATCAAGGGTTCACAGTATGCCACGTGTTGGAAGTGAAGCCAACTGGGCAACCTGGGGTTCACATGCCTGA
- the LOC111782116 gene encoding RNA polymerase II C-terminal domain phosphatase-like 1 isoform X1, translated as MYKSVVYQGDELLGEVEIYPEEKNGYKNIEVKEIRINHFSQPSERCPPLAVLHTIAASGICFKMESKTSQSQDMPLYQLHSSCIMENKTAIMMFGAEELHLVAMYSRDHDKQYPCFWGFIVAIGLYNSCLIMLNLRCLGIVFDLDETLVVANTMRSFEDRIEALQRKISTELDQQRASGMQAEVKRYQDDKLILKQYAENDQIIENGKVIKSQSEVVPALSGNHQPIVRPILRLYEKNIILTRINPQIRDTSVLVKLRPAWEDLRSYLTARGRKRFEVYVCTMAERDYALEMWRLLDPDSNLINPKELLDRIVCVKSGSRKSLFNVFQDGFCHPKMALVIDDRLKVWDEKDQPRVHVVPAFAPYYAPNAEGNNAVPVLCVARNVACNVRGGFFKEFDEILLQKISDISYEDDANDIPSPPDVSNYLVSEDEYSVSNGNKDMLTFDGMPDMDVERRLKDAFLASSTINSADPRVSSLQYTMPSASGAVPPPPKQVSLPYFPDMQLPHVNSVAPTEPSIQCSPAREEGEVPESELDPDTRRRLLILQHGQDIRERPPSEPAFSVRPPPLQQVAGPRVQSRGSWSPMEEEMSPRQLNRSARKEFPVDAEPMREKHRSNHSSFFPKIDGSIPPDRIPHENQRLSKEAFYRDDRARLSRRPSNYPAFSGEEVPMNQSSSRSRDNDVESGCSIWSETPVGALQEIAMKFGTKVEFKSALVSSADLQFSVEAWFVGEKIGEGIGKTRREAQRHAAEGSIKNLANIYVSRCKADSTSANDINKFPSDNGSGKRMKLDFHGHLPKTK; from the exons ATGTATAAGTCGGTGGTTTACCAAGGGGATGAGCTACTGGGAGAGGTAGAGATTTACCCAGAAGAAAAGAATGGCTACAAGAACATCGAAGTGAAGGAAATCAGAATAAATCACTTCTCGCAACCGAGTGAGAGGTGCCCACCACTTGCAGTGCTTCATACCATTGCAGCCTCTGGAATTTGCTTCAAAATGGAGTCAAAGACCTCGCAGTCACAGGACATGCCGCTCTATCAATTGCATTCCTCGTGTATCATGGAGAATAAG ACTGCTATAATGATGTTTGGAGCAGAGGAGCTCCATTTGGTAGCCATGTATTCTAGAGATCATGACAAGCAGTATCCATGTTTCTGGGGTTTCATTGTTGCAATTGGACTTTACAATTCTTGTCTCATCATGTTGAATCTTAGATGTCTTGGCATTGTATTTGATCTTGATGAGACACTTGTGGTTGCAAATACAATGCGCTCATTTGAGGATAGAATTGAAGCCCTGCAGCGGAAAATAAGCACTGAGCTGGATCAACAGCGTGCTTCAGGCATGCAGGCAGAGGTTAAACGATATCAAGATGACAAGTTAATTCTGAAGCAATATGCAGAAAATGACCAGATTATTGAGAATGGAAAAGTGATTAAAAGTCAATCAGAGGTTGTTCCAGCATTGTCTGGCAATCATCAACCTATTGTTCGACCAATATTACGATTGTatgaaaagaatattataCTGACTCGTATCAACCCCCAG ATACGTGATACAAGTGTTCTCGTCAAGTTAAGACCTGCCTGGGAAGATCTTCGGAGCTACTTGACTGCAAGAGGTCGCAAGCGTTTTGAGGTCTATGTGTGTACAATGGCTGAAAGGGATTATGCTTTGGAGATGTGGAGGCTTCTTGATCCAgattcaaatttgataaatcCTAAGGAATTGTTGGATCGCATTGTTTGCGTCAAGTCTG GTTCTAGAAAGTCTTTGTTCAACGTCTTCCAAGATGGGTTTTGCCACCCAAAGATGGCTCTAGTAATTGATGATCGTTTGAAAGTGTGGGATGAAAAGGATCAACCTCGAGTGCATGTCGTGCCTGCATTTGCTCCTTACTATGCCCCTAATGCTGAA GGAAACAATGCTGTCCCTGTTTTATGCGTGGCAAGAAACGTTGCGTGCAATGTTAGAGGTGGTTTTTTCAA GGAATTTGATGAGATCCTTCTGCAAAAAATTTCTGATATCTCATATGAAGATGATGCAAATGATATTCCGTCTCCTCCTGATGTGAGCAACTATCTTGTTTCAGAG GATGAATACTCTGTTTCTAATGGAAACAAAGATATGCTCACTTTTGATGGCATGCCAGACATGGACGTTGAAAGAAGACTGAAG GACGCATTTTTGGCTTCTTCAACTATCAACAGTGCAGATCCACGAGTGTCTTCTCTTCAATACACAATGCCTTCTGCTTCTGGCGCTGTTCCACCTCCTCCAAAACAGGTGTCTCTGCCATATTTTCCAGACATGCAGCTTCCCCATGTCAACTCGGTGGCCCCCACTGAACCAAGTATACAATGCTCTCCAGCTAGAGAGGAGGGTGAAGTACCAGAATCTGAACTAGATCCTGATACAAGGCGGAGGCTCCTTATATTGCAACATGGGCAAGATATAAGAGAGCGCCCACCTAGTGAACCTGCATTTTCAGTGCGGCCCCCTCCATTACAGCAGGTTGCTGGTCCACGTGTACAATCACGTGGAAGTTGGTCTccaatggaagaagaaatgagccCAAGGCAACTAAATCGGTCTGCACGCAAAGAGTTCCCTGTAGATGCCGAACCGATGCGGGAGAAGCATAGGTCCAatcattcttcatttttccccAAGATTGATGGTTCCATTCCACCTGATAGAATTCCTCATGAAAATCAGAGATTGTCAAAAGAA GCTTTTTATAGAGATGATCGTGCAAGATTAAGTCGTAGGCCATCTAATTATCCTGCTTTCTCAG gtGAGGAGGTTCCGATGAATCAATCATCTTCAAGAAGTCGAGATAATGACGTTGAATCTGGATGCTCCATCTGGAGTGAAACTCCTGTTGGAGCTCTACAGGAAATTGCAATGAAGTTTGGCACCAAG GTGGAATTTAAGTCGGCGTTGGTTTCCAGTGCAGATCTACAGTTTTCTGTCGAG GCGTGGTTTGTGGGTGagaaaattggagaaggaatTGGTAAAACAAGAAGGGAAGCTCAGCGACATGCTGCTGAAGGTTCTATAAAGAATTTGGCCA ACATTTACGTATCGCGTTGTAAGGCTGACTCTACATCTGCAAATGATATAAACAAGTTTCCCAGTGATAACGGATCGGGAAAACGAATGAAGCTGGACTTCCACGGCCATCTtccaaaaactaaataa
- the LOC111782116 gene encoding RNA polymerase II C-terminal domain phosphatase-like 1 isoform X2, with protein MYKSVVYQGDELLGEVEIYPEEKNGYKNIEVKEIRINHFSQPSERCPPLAVLHTIAASGICFKMESKTSQSQDMPLYQLHSSCIMENKTAIMMFGAEELHLVAMYSRDHDKQYPCFWGFIVAIGLYNSCLIMLNLRCLGIVFDLDETLVVANTMRSFEDRIEALQRKISTELDQQRASGMQAEVKRYQDDKLILKQYAENDQIIENGKVIKSQSEVVPALSGNHQPIVRPILRLYEKNIILTRINPQIRDTSVLVKLRPAWEDLRSYLTARGRKRFEVYVCTMAERDYALEMWRLLDPDSNLINPKELLDRIVCVKSGSRKSLFNVFQDGFCHPKMALVIDDRLKVWDEKDQPRVHVVPAFAPYYAPNAEGNNAVPVLCVARNVACNVRGGFFKEFDEILLQKISDISYEDDANDIPSPPDVSNYLVSEDEYSVSNGNKDMLTFDGMPDMDVERRLKDAFLASSTINSADPRVSSLQYTMPSASGAVPPPPKQVSLPYFPDMQLPHVNSVAPTEPSIQCSPAREEGEVPESELDPDTRRRLLILQHGQDIRERPPSEPAFSVRPPPLQQVAGPRVQSRGSWSPMEEEMSPRQLNRSARKEFPVDAEPMREKHRSNHSSFFPKIDGSIPPDRIPHENQRLSKEAFYRDDRARLSRRPSNYPAFSGEEVPMNQSSSRSRDNDVESGCSIWSETPVGALQEIAMKFGTKVEFKSALVSSADLQFSVEAWFVGEKIGEGIGKTRREAQRHAAEGSIKNLANIYVSRCKADSTSANDINKFPSDNGSGKRMKLDFHGHLPKTK; from the exons AT GTATAAGTCGGTGGTTTACCAAGGGGATGAGCTACTGGGAGAGGTAGAGATTTACCCAGAAGAAAAGAATGGCTACAAGAACATCGAAGTGAAGGAAATCAGAATAAATCACTTCTCGCAACCGAGTGAGAGGTGCCCACCACTTGCAGTGCTTCATACCATTGCAGCCTCTGGAATTTGCTTCAAAATGGAGTCAAAGACCTCGCAGTCACAGGACATGCCGCTCTATCAATTGCATTCCTCGTGTATCATGGAGAATAAG ACTGCTATAATGATGTTTGGAGCAGAGGAGCTCCATTTGGTAGCCATGTATTCTAGAGATCATGACAAGCAGTATCCATGTTTCTGGGGTTTCATTGTTGCAATTGGACTTTACAATTCTTGTCTCATCATGTTGAATCTTAGATGTCTTGGCATTGTATTTGATCTTGATGAGACACTTGTGGTTGCAAATACAATGCGCTCATTTGAGGATAGAATTGAAGCCCTGCAGCGGAAAATAAGCACTGAGCTGGATCAACAGCGTGCTTCAGGCATGCAGGCAGAGGTTAAACGATATCAAGATGACAAGTTAATTCTGAAGCAATATGCAGAAAATGACCAGATTATTGAGAATGGAAAAGTGATTAAAAGTCAATCAGAGGTTGTTCCAGCATTGTCTGGCAATCATCAACCTATTGTTCGACCAATATTACGATTGTatgaaaagaatattataCTGACTCGTATCAACCCCCAG ATACGTGATACAAGTGTTCTCGTCAAGTTAAGACCTGCCTGGGAAGATCTTCGGAGCTACTTGACTGCAAGAGGTCGCAAGCGTTTTGAGGTCTATGTGTGTACAATGGCTGAAAGGGATTATGCTTTGGAGATGTGGAGGCTTCTTGATCCAgattcaaatttgataaatcCTAAGGAATTGTTGGATCGCATTGTTTGCGTCAAGTCTG GTTCTAGAAAGTCTTTGTTCAACGTCTTCCAAGATGGGTTTTGCCACCCAAAGATGGCTCTAGTAATTGATGATCGTTTGAAAGTGTGGGATGAAAAGGATCAACCTCGAGTGCATGTCGTGCCTGCATTTGCTCCTTACTATGCCCCTAATGCTGAA GGAAACAATGCTGTCCCTGTTTTATGCGTGGCAAGAAACGTTGCGTGCAATGTTAGAGGTGGTTTTTTCAA GGAATTTGATGAGATCCTTCTGCAAAAAATTTCTGATATCTCATATGAAGATGATGCAAATGATATTCCGTCTCCTCCTGATGTGAGCAACTATCTTGTTTCAGAG GATGAATACTCTGTTTCTAATGGAAACAAAGATATGCTCACTTTTGATGGCATGCCAGACATGGACGTTGAAAGAAGACTGAAG GACGCATTTTTGGCTTCTTCAACTATCAACAGTGCAGATCCACGAGTGTCTTCTCTTCAATACACAATGCCTTCTGCTTCTGGCGCTGTTCCACCTCCTCCAAAACAGGTGTCTCTGCCATATTTTCCAGACATGCAGCTTCCCCATGTCAACTCGGTGGCCCCCACTGAACCAAGTATACAATGCTCTCCAGCTAGAGAGGAGGGTGAAGTACCAGAATCTGAACTAGATCCTGATACAAGGCGGAGGCTCCTTATATTGCAACATGGGCAAGATATAAGAGAGCGCCCACCTAGTGAACCTGCATTTTCAGTGCGGCCCCCTCCATTACAGCAGGTTGCTGGTCCACGTGTACAATCACGTGGAAGTTGGTCTccaatggaagaagaaatgagccCAAGGCAACTAAATCGGTCTGCACGCAAAGAGTTCCCTGTAGATGCCGAACCGATGCGGGAGAAGCATAGGTCCAatcattcttcatttttccccAAGATTGATGGTTCCATTCCACCTGATAGAATTCCTCATGAAAATCAGAGATTGTCAAAAGAA GCTTTTTATAGAGATGATCGTGCAAGATTAAGTCGTAGGCCATCTAATTATCCTGCTTTCTCAG gtGAGGAGGTTCCGATGAATCAATCATCTTCAAGAAGTCGAGATAATGACGTTGAATCTGGATGCTCCATCTGGAGTGAAACTCCTGTTGGAGCTCTACAGGAAATTGCAATGAAGTTTGGCACCAAG GTGGAATTTAAGTCGGCGTTGGTTTCCAGTGCAGATCTACAGTTTTCTGTCGAG GCGTGGTTTGTGGGTGagaaaattggagaaggaatTGGTAAAACAAGAAGGGAAGCTCAGCGACATGCTGCTGAAGGTTCTATAAAGAATTTGGCCA ACATTTACGTATCGCGTTGTAAGGCTGACTCTACATCTGCAAATGATATAAACAAGTTTCCCAGTGATAACGGATCGGGAAAACGAATGAAGCTGGACTTCCACGGCCATCTtccaaaaactaaataa
- the LOC111781539 gene encoding coatomer subunit delta-like, with translation MVVLAASIVSKSGKVLVSRQFVDMSRIRIEGLLAAFPKLVGTGKQHTYVETENVRYVYQPIEALYLLLVTNKQSNILEDLDTLRLLSKLVPEYSLSMDEEGICKTAFDLIFAFDEVISLGHKENVTVAQVKQYCEMESHEEKLHKLVLQSKINETKDVMKRKASEIDKSKIEKNRGDKGGFMSLQSMGSGKIDNSLGDMGISSGGGGGGFGSSSGFGLGGDVESFSSKPKGGRPPSSAIAPPKGLGMQLGKSQRTNQFLESLKAEGEVIVEDVQPKVGPSRSAVPPPTDPVTLSVEEKLNVSLKRDGGVSNFDLQGTLSLQILNQEDAHIQVQIENGGNPGILFKTHPNMSKELFSNENILGLKDPNRPFPTGQGSEAGVGLLKWRMQSTDESMVPLTINCWPSVSGNETYVSIEYEASSMFDLRNVVISVPLPALREAPSVRQIDGEWRYDSRNSVLEWSIVLIDNSNRSGSMEFVVPPADSSVFFPISVRFSATSTFSDVKVVNILPLKGGAPPKYAQRTQLITENYQVV, from the exons atg GTTGTTCTTGCTGCTTCCATTGTTAGCAAGTCTGGCAAAG TTCTGGTTTCTAGACAGTTTGTCGATATGTCTCGAATCAGAATTGAGGGCCTTCTTGCTGCTTTTCCCAAGTTGGTTGGAACTGGAAAGCAGCATACATATGTGGAGACAGAAAACGTTCGCTATGTTTACCAGCCAATAGAAGCTCTATACTTGCTTCTCGTAACAAATAAACAGAGTAACATCCTTGAAGATTTGGACACTTTAAGGCTCCTTTCTAAGCTC GTACCTGAATATTCACTCTCTATGGATGAAGAGGGAATCTGCAAAACAGCTTTCGATTTGATTTTTGCTTTCGATGAGGTTATTTCTCTTGGGCACAAGGAAAATGTGACTGTTGCACAGGTTAAGCAATACTGTGAGATGGAGAGTCACGAAGAGAAGTTGCACAAGTTGGTACTGCAGAGCAAAATCAATGAAACTAAGGATGTCATGAAGCGGAAAGCAAGTGAGATTGACAAAAGCAAG ATTGAAAAGAATAGGGGTGATAAAGGAGGCTTTATGTCTCTACAGTCTATGGGATCAGGAAAGATTGATAATAGCCTCGGTGACATGGGCATATCATcaggtggaggaggaggtggtTTTGGTAGCAGTTCTGGTTTTGGATTGGGTGGTGATGTGGAGTCCTTTTCTAGCAAGCCTAAAG GCGGCCGTCCACCTTCATCTGCTATTGCTCCTCCTAAAGGCCTTGGCATGCAGCTTGGTAAATCGCAAAGGACAAATCAATTCTTGGAATCTTTGAAGGCAGAAGGCGAAGTAATAGTTGAAGATGTACAGCCAAAAGTTGGTCCATCTAGATCTGCTGTCCCACCCCCAACTGATCCTGTTACTCTATCCGTTGAGGAGAAACTCAATGTGTCCCTTAAACGAGATGGTGGAGTCAGTAACTTTGACCTTCAGGGAACACTGTCCCTTCAAATTCTTAACCAAGAAGATGCACACATTCAAGTTCAG ATTGAGAATGGTGGGAACCCTGGCATCCTTTTCAAAACTCACCCTAACATGAGCAAAGAGTTATTTTCCAATGAAAACATTCTAGGCCTGAAGGACCCTAACAGGCCATTTCCTACGGGTCAAGGCAGTGAGGCTGGAGTTGGTCTCTTGAAGTGGAGAATGCAAAGTACTGATGAATCAATGGTACCATTAACAA TCAACTGCTGGCCCTCTGTTTCTGGAAATGAAACATATGTCAGCATTGAATACGAGGCTTCATCAATGTTTGACCTGCGAAATGTTGTCATCTCAGTGCCTCTTCCTGCTCTTCGTGAGGCACCTAGTGTAAGGCAGATTGATGGAGAATGGAG GTATGATTCCAGGAATTCTGTCTTGGAGTGGTCCATAGTTCTCATTGATAACTCAAACCGCAG TGGATCTATGGAGTTCGTTGTTCCTCCAGCAGATTCATCGGTATTTTTCCCCATTTCTGTCCGGTTTTCAGCAACTAGCACATTTAGCGACGTGAAG GTTGTCAACATTCTGCCTCTCAAGGGCGGTGCTCCTCCCAAATATGCTCAGAGAACACAGTTGATTACGGAAAATTACCAAGTTGTGTGA
- the LOC111781704 gene encoding probable polyol transporter 4, whose translation MGLVGFQEDGKKQISLSTTNDDFHDTRRYVFTCAVFASLNSVLLGYDVGVMSGAIIFIQEDLKITEVQEEVLMGILSIISLFGSLAGGKTSDAIGRKWTIAFAAIVFQTGAAIMALAPSFSFLILGRLLSGVGVGFGVMIAPVYIAEISPPAARGSLTSFPEISINFGILLGYISNYVFSGLPVHISWRVMLGVGIIPSVVLGFTLLRIPESPRWLVMQNRIEEARIVLLKTNEMGMDVEQRLMDIQKAAAIGSANKYESKGVWHDILSPTPTVKRMLIAGCGIQCFQQITGIDATVYYSPTIFKEAGIQSNSKLLAATVAVGFTKTMFILVAIFLIDRVGRKPLLYLSTVGMTACLFCLSMTLGVLDHGEFGIVLAMLAVCGNVAFFSVGIGPVCWVLSSEIFPLRLRAQASALGAVGSRVSSGLITMSFLSVSHTITVAGTFFVFSLISLVSVVFVHKCIPETKGKSLEQIEMVFQKGGGEQEIGIVEMGDMERLVQEQDLTLTDT comes from the exons ATGGGTTTGGTCGGGTTCCAAGAAGATGGgaagaaacaaatttcattGTCTACAACTAATGATGATTTCCACGATACTCGAAGATATGTTTTTACATGTGCCGTGTTTGCGTCGCTTAATTCCGTGCTTTTGGGATATG ATGTTGGTGTTATGAGCGGAGCAATAATCTTCATTCAAGAGGATCTGAAAATCACCGAAGTCCAAGAAGAAGTTCTTATGGGAATTTTGAGCATAATTTCGTTGTTTGGAAGCTTAGCAGGTGGAAAAACATCAGACGCCATCGGCAGAAAATGGACCATTGCTTTTGCTGCTATTGTCTTCCAGACAGGGGCTGCAATCATGGCTCTTGCTCCTTCTTTCAGCTTCTTAATTCTCGGCCGACTCCTCTCCGGTGTCGGTGTCGGTTTCGGCGTCATGATTGCCCCGGTATACATTGCTGAGATTTCCCCCCCTGCTGCCAGAGGATCCCTGACATCTTTCCCTGAGATCTCCATAAACTTTGGAATCCTTCTTGGTTACATTTCGAATTATGTCTTCTCAGGACTCCCTGTTCATATCAGCTGGAGGGTCATGCTTGGCGTGGGAATAATCCCTTCAGTTGTGCTTGGTTTCACTCTTTTAAGGATTCCTGAATCTCCTCGTTGGTTAGTGATGCAGAACAGAATCGAGGAGGCTAGAATTGTTCTATTGAAAACAAACGAGATGGGTATGGATGTAGAGCAAAGATTGATGGATATTCAAAAAGCTGCAGCAATTGGGAGTGCCAATAAGTATGAATCAAAAGGCGTTTGGCATGATATCTTGAGCCCCACGCCTACGGTGAAGCGAATGTTGATAGCAGGCTGTGGAATTCAATGCTTCCAACAGATTACAGGCATTGATGCAACGGTGTATTACAGCCCGACAATATTCAAAGAAGCTGGGATTCAAAGCAACTCCAAGCTTCTGGCAGCAACTGTCGCGGTCGGATTCACGAAGACCATGTTCATTTTGGttgctatttttttaattgacaGAGTGGGAAGGAAGCCTCTGCTTTACTTAAGCACGGTCGGGATGACAGCGTGCTTGTTTTGTCTGAGTATGACTTTGGGGGTTTTGGATCATGGAGAATTTGGGATTGTTTTGGCGATGTTGGCAGTATGTGGGAATGTGGCTTTCTTTTCTGTCGGGATAGGTCCGGTGTGTTGGGTGTTGTCGTCCGAGATTTTCCCGCTGAGGCTGCGAGCGCAAGCGTCGGCACTCGGGGCGGTGGGGAGCCGAGTGAGCAGCGGGTTGATCACCATGTCGTTCCTGTCGGTGTCGCATACCATCACGGTGGCTGGAACGTTCTTTGTGTTCTCGTTGATTTCTCTGGTGTCGGTTGTTTTCGTTCACAAATGTATTCCGGAGACGAAGGGGAAGTCGTTGGAACAAATTGAAATGGTTTTCCAGAAGGGCGGAGGGGAACAGGAGATCGGAATAGTTGAGATGGGTGACATGGAGAGACTAGTGCAGGAACAGGATTTGACCTTGACCGACACctaa